The following are encoded in a window of Methanobrevibacter ruminantium M1 genomic DNA:
- a CDS encoding MFS transporter: MKFDSETSVLLVSFLTAFFAVFLAAGIVIGVPAIANEFGMNNVVQNWIITIALLVVAMFTLPAGQLSGKFGVKRSLLVGVLIFIVGSIGACLAFSAESFLFFRVIQGIGGAFSNVASMAMVVQAIKPQSRGKALGLTVTGVYLAGSLSPVICGFLVYNFGWRSMFYFTIPFFLICIALMLWKIPGDWKTYENDKIDSIGYMIYAVGILLFIYGFTNLINAWGLICVVVGFILLLAFAYYETRVDTPAFNMRLFKNTKFASSNVAALCSYLAVAALTTILNYHFQYVRGWNAQMSGLILIVTPIIMAFMAPNSGKLSDRIHPQKLAAIGMTIATAALVILIFLDANTPIWLIIVAMVLQGVGMGLFTTPNTNAIMSSVPPKETPNASAAQSAMRTIGQTMSLGLLTLVFAWIMGSLKLSSQYAGMVVQASQIVCIICTIICVVAIFASLVGIKSKDEFNIEKPS; the protein is encoded by the coding sequence GAATGAACAATGTAGTTCAAAATTGGATTATTACAATCGCATTGCTTGTTGTAGCTATGTTTACGCTTCCTGCTGGACAGTTGTCCGGTAAGTTCGGTGTCAAAAGGTCTTTGCTTGTTGGAGTATTAATCTTTATCGTCGGTTCAATAGGAGCATGCCTTGCTTTTTCTGCCGAATCATTCCTCTTCTTTAGGGTGATTCAAGGAATCGGAGGGGCATTTTCAAATGTGGCTTCTATGGCTATGGTCGTTCAGGCAATCAAGCCACAAAGCAGAGGAAAGGCCCTTGGGCTTACTGTAACTGGGGTTTACCTTGCAGGATCCCTTTCTCCTGTAATATGCGGATTCCTTGTTTATAACTTTGGATGGAGATCCATGTTTTACTTTACAATTCCATTCTTCCTTATTTGTATTGCGCTAATGCTTTGGAAGATTCCAGGGGATTGGAAAACCTATGAAAATGATAAGATTGACTCTATAGGATACATGATTTATGCAGTGGGAATATTGCTCTTCATCTATGGATTTACAAACTTGATAAACGCTTGGGGTTTGATTTGTGTTGTTGTAGGCTTTATATTGCTTCTTGCCTTTGCATATTATGAAACAAGAGTGGACACTCCTGCATTTAACATGAGATTGTTTAAGAATACTAAGTTTGCATCCTCCAATGTTGCGGCATTATGCAGCTATCTTGCAGTTGCAGCACTCACTACCATATTGAATTATCATTTCCAGTATGTAAGGGGATGGAACGCTCAAATGTCTGGGCTTATATTGATTGTTACCCCTATAATCATGGCATTTATGGCTCCAAACTCCGGTAAATTGTCTGATAGGATACATCCTCAAAAATTGGCAGCTATTGGAATGACCATTGCAACTGCAGCCCTAGTGATTTTGATATTCTTAGATGCAAACACTCCAATTTGGCTGATTATTGTTGCTATGGTACTTCAGGGGGTTGGTATGGGACTATTTACAACTCCAAATACAAATGCGATCATGAGCTCTGTTCCTCCTAAGGAGACTCCTAATGCTTCAGCAGCACAGTCTGCAATGAGAACAATCGGTCAGACAATGAGTTTAGGGCTTCTTACCCTTGTATTTGCTTGGATTATGGGCAGTCTTAAGCTATCTTCACAGTATGCAGGAATGGTTGTTCAAGCATCTCAGATAGTTTGTATTATCTGTACAATAATTTGTGTAGTGGCTATATTTGCTTCATTGGTTGGTATAAAGTCTAAGGATGAGTTTAATATTGAAAAGCCAAGTTAA
- a CDS encoding MFS transporter, with translation MKLDLETVVVAVSFITSFFAVFLSNGIVIGVPAIAQEFAMNNVIQNWVPTIFFLVVAIFTVPAGQISGKFGVKKSLLGGVLVYLFASIGAVLSFSTESFLLFRILQGAGVAFLNVSAMAMVVHAVKPQNRGKALGFTVTGVYLATSLSPVICGFLVHNLGWRSMFYFVIPFLVICVLLMAFKIPGEWKTYEKDKIDMIGSILYGIGILAFIYGFTTLTTSTGLILTIAGLAMLVVFGAYELRQKSPVFNMNLFKNKKFTSSNIAALCSYIAVMVVTTILNYHFQYVRGWNAQTAGMILIITPIIMAIMAPNSGKLSDKIHPQKLAAIGMSIATVALLILTFLDGNTPIYFVILAMILQGIGMGLFSSPNMNAIMSSVPPKDAPTASASQATMRTIGQTMSLGLLTLVFAWVMGSLPLATKYAGMVVQASQIICGICTVACILAIFASLVGVKSKDKFNTDRPT, from the coding sequence ATGAAATTAGATTTAGAAACAGTTGTAGTGGCGGTATCGTTTATTACTTCATTTTTTGCAGTATTTTTATCAAATGGAATTGTCATAGGGGTTCCAGCTATTGCACAAGAGTTTGCAATGAATAATGTTATTCAAAACTGGGTTCCTACAATATTCTTCCTTGTGGTAGCTATATTTACAGTTCCTGCAGGGCAGATATCAGGTAAGTTTGGTGTTAAGAAGTCTTTGCTTGGAGGAGTGCTTGTCTACCTCTTTGCTTCAATAGGGGCTGTGCTTTCATTCTCTACTGAGTCATTCCTCCTTTTCCGTATCCTTCAGGGTGCAGGGGTTGCATTCTTGAATGTGTCTGCTATGGCTATGGTTGTACATGCAGTTAAGCCTCAAAATAGGGGAAAGGCACTTGGATTTACAGTGACTGGGGTTTATTTGGCTACATCATTGTCTCCTGTAATTTGCGGATTCCTTGTTCATAATCTCGGCTGGAGATCAATGTTCTACTTTGTAATTCCTTTCCTTGTTATTTGCGTTCTTCTTATGGCATTTAAAATACCTGGAGAATGGAAGACATATGAAAAGGACAAGATCGATATGATCGGATCCATTCTATATGGAATCGGAATATTGGCATTCATCTATGGATTTACAACCTTAACAACAAGCACAGGTCTTATCCTAACCATTGCAGGACTTGCCATGCTTGTTGTATTTGGAGCTTATGAGCTAAGACAGAAGTCTCCTGTATTCAATATGAACCTATTTAAAAATAAGAAGTTCACATCTTCAAATATAGCAGCATTGTGCAGCTATATTGCCGTTATGGTGGTTACAACAATCTTGAATTATCATTTCCAGTATGTAAGGGGATGGAATGCTCAGACTGCAGGTATGATATTGATTATCACTCCAATTATCATGGCAATAATGGCTCCAAACTCTGGAAAGCTTTCAGATAAGATACATCCTCAGAAACTGGCTGCAATAGGCATGTCAATTGCTACTGTGGCTCTTCTTATTCTCACATTCCTGGATGGAAACACTCCTATTTACTTTGTAATACTTGCTATGATCTTACAAGGTATTGGAATGGGACTATTCTCCTCTCCAAATATGAATGCGATAATGAGTTCTGTTCCTCCAAAGGATGCTCCTACAGCATCAGCTTCACAGGCAACCATGAGAACAATAGGCCAGACTATGAGTCTTGGGCTTTTAACCCTTGTATTTGCATGGGTGATGGGCAGCTTGCCTCTTGCAACTAAATATGCAGGAATGGTGGTTCAAGCATCTCAAATAATCTGTGGAATCTGTACAGTGGCTTGTATCCTTGCAATATTCGCTTCATTGGTAGGTGTAAAGTCCAAGGATAAGTTTAATACAGATAGGCCAACATAG
- a CDS encoding SLC13 family permease, with protein MNDLTDRLFHFFKEEIIFSISLILAIISCFFVPPSVDYLNYINWETIILLFIIMLFVEILKNLSVFEILVRKLLKKVKNTRGLVLFLVFTCFFSSIFITNDVSLIIFVPFTILALRKVDRLDLIIFAVSMETIAANVGCMVLPIGAPHNIVMYMVSHIPFQSFFLILLPYIVVSAVFLIILSFFVPSDAVNLPKFGKVEINKEGFFKRVLFGVDYFLLLTFIALFVLIGNLENITFFNLLFKKWIIGNEVIWGVVASQFISNVPAAILLSGFSTNYEAIIVGINIGGLGTLIASMANLISYKILVREHGEFKIRYLIIFTFLNVVLLFILLGVYVFIH; from the coding sequence ATGAATGACTTGACAGACAGACTTTTTCACTTTTTTAAGGAAGAAATAATATTCTCTATTTCTCTGATTTTAGCTATTATTTCTTGTTTTTTTGTTCCTCCCAGTGTAGATTATTTAAATTATATCAATTGGGAAACAATTATTCTTCTTTTTATAATTATGCTCTTTGTAGAGATTTTAAAGAATCTGTCTGTTTTTGAAATATTGGTTCGTAAGCTATTGAAAAAAGTAAAAAATACCAGAGGACTGGTTCTATTTTTAGTCTTCACCTGCTTTTTTAGCTCCATATTCATTACAAATGATGTTTCATTGATTATATTTGTACCATTTACAATATTGGCCTTAAGAAAGGTTGATAGACTTGATTTGATAATATTTGCAGTGTCTATGGAGACAATTGCAGCTAATGTTGGCTGTATGGTTCTTCCTATTGGGGCTCCACATAATATTGTAATGTATATGGTTTCTCATATTCCATTCCAGTCATTTTTCTTGATTCTTTTGCCTTATATCGTTGTATCTGCAGTGTTTTTGATTATTCTATCCTTCTTTGTTCCAAGCGATGCAGTAAACTTGCCTAAATTTGGCAAAGTTGAGATTAATAAGGAAGGCTTCTTTAAAAGAGTCTTATTTGGTGTTGATTATTTCCTTCTTTTGACTTTCATAGCACTATTTGTATTGATAGGAAACTTGGAAAACATTACATTCTTTAATCTGTTGTTTAAAAAGTGGATAATAGGCAATGAGGTTATTTGGGGCGTAGTGGCATCTCAGTTTATTTCAAATGTTCCTGCTGCAATCTTGCTCAGTGGATTCAGCACTAATTATGAGGCGATAATTGTTGGAATCAATATTGGAGGGCTTGGAACTCTTATTGCGTCTATGGCAAATCTTATTTCATATAAGATTCTTGTGAGGGAGCATGGGGAGTTTAAAATCAGATATTTGATTATATTTACATTTTTAAATGTGGTTCTGCTCTTTATCCTATTGGGAGTTTATGTTTTTATTCATTAA
- a CDS encoding TetR/AcrR family transcriptional regulator: protein MLFEKENTEEKIIRATFDIVQREGLQKATTKKIAAEAGVNEVTIFRKFENKKNLIKKTKEYYTNQLIAKLEESFEFNETDSIEEYLKRSFNKILEFSEEDFNIIRVAMQEVKNDDDKKLLITTITDTIINKLDEFFKLQLEKGTIKDLNSKAVSLMCFSIIFQSLILWQIYNDGDLAADYYADEFLDIIFNGIKVQ, encoded by the coding sequence ATGTTATTCGAAAAGGAAAATACCGAGGAAAAGATTATAAGAGCCACATTCGATATTGTTCAAAGGGAAGGATTACAAAAGGCAACAACTAAAAAGATAGCTGCTGAAGCAGGTGTAAATGAAGTAACTATTTTTAGAAAGTTTGAAAACAAAAAGAACCTCATAAAAAAGACTAAAGAATATTATACCAATCAGCTCATCGCCAAACTAGAGGAAAGCTTTGAATTTAACGAAACCGACAGCATTGAAGAATATCTTAAAAGAAGCTTCAATAAGATTTTAGAATTTTCAGAAGAGGATTTCAACATAATCAGAGTTGCAATGCAGGAAGTTAAGAATGATGATGACAAAAAGCTCCTTATCACTACAATTACAGACACAATAATAAACAAATTGGATGAGTTCTTTAAATTGCAATTGGAAAAGGGAACAATTAAGGATCTTAATTCCAAAGCAGTATCCCTAATGTGCTTTAGCATAATATTCCAGTCTCTTATCTTATGGCAGATATATAATGATGGAGATTTAGCTGCAGACTATTATGCAGATGAATTTTTAGATATAATTTTTAATGGAATTAAGGTTCAATAG
- a CDS encoding C1 family peptidase has product MKVLKIAIIMLILIISLGAVSATENFNNDLSDNGLNDNTLSDNSLNENTLSDNTLSDKSLSESTIIQNDHDNLKDTNNNDNNKALKDPAKTFTDLQMEIINASDLLELTDDYKYNNETDNITLTISKSNFVINGNGHTIDGDNQCGIFQINGTNITLKNLNIINANSTKDSALLLNPGSELETNNVTFINDSSDKRVIFAFGAKYTSNNDKFIDCTSLNDGVINSYLGEITINNGYFESSKPLDWAFVNSLGNSSIYVLNTTFANTTSKYATAIKGDRETVIHDSKFINLYANLTAGAIGLKRIEEAEIDNCTFINVSSQKNGGAIFLDIYSDSEDVPIMISRSSFVNCYSEFGGAILSLGGKITLEEDNFTNNGAFFDGGAIYSSFSQLTISQTIFDNNSVELDDDRGSFGGAIFSDISALIILNCSFSNNNAQTGGALYTYDSGYYIANSTFKDNTNKESEFDDIFTDFDGEIATLENNSYSGEDSICLNNERYESVIAVSGMNFTLIENEINVTNPPRKFDLREWGWVTPVKNQGYMGSCWAFGTVGAIESSILRFLGLEMDISENNMQDSLLQYYRYGTLGAEEGGEYNLGPSYALSWFGVFPSEYDVYDELGKISAIIATDDSIHLQDAVFVPPLMNSTDKDKLKQSLLKYGALAVSYYAETDEPGLNENTSSQYSLKNDSNHRVLLVGWDDDYSKDNFYMTPPGDGAWIIKNSWGEELGDKGYYYISYYDASFATLVPSVGFPIMNTVIYNKNYQYDIGGTLEFTDMGNEYVNEFEALEDDFIAAVGTYFIDAGVDYNIEIYVNDELKYSQDGTSPFFGFHTIQLDSYVPIKEGDEFDVKITSDCIPILESGRQHYIENKSAANLNGEWVDLTSDGKVCAIKVYTTDEDKKKESSRINTRIDCKNMTTTAVASEDGRIGEYFQVTLKDENGTALANKPIKIGFNGRVYDRTTDENGSAKLQINLAYKGTYTFAIGFLGDEEYLGAFEVAKITVKVQTPKLTAPNKSYKVSAKTKSLTASFKTANGKAVSGKKISFTVNGKTYSAKTNSKGTATVNVSLNKKGTYSFTVKFAGDDTFATSSAKAKLTLK; this is encoded by the coding sequence ATGAAGGTCTTAAAGATAGCAATTATCATGCTTATTTTAATCATATCTCTGGGAGCGGTTTCAGCAACAGAGAATTTTAATAATGATTTAAGTGATAATGGACTAAACGATAACACATTAAGCGACAACAGCTTAAATGAAAATACCTTAAGCGACAACACTTTAAGTGATAAAAGCTTAAGCGAAAGCACAATCATCCAAAATGATCATGATAATTTAAAAGATACAAATAATAATGATAATAATAAAGCTCTAAAAGATCCTGCGAAGACATTTACAGACTTACAAATGGAAATAATAAATGCAAGTGACCTTTTAGAATTGACAGACGACTATAAATACAACAATGAAACTGACAATATCACATTAACAATCTCTAAAAGCAATTTCGTAATTAACGGAAATGGCCATACAATAGACGGAGACAATCAATGTGGCATTTTCCAAATCAACGGAACTAACATAACCCTAAAAAATCTCAATATAATAAATGCAAACTCTACAAAGGACAGCGCCCTATTACTCAACCCAGGCTCTGAGCTTGAGACAAACAATGTAACCTTCATCAACGACAGCTCAGACAAAAGAGTAATATTTGCATTTGGAGCAAAATATACAAGCAATAATGATAAGTTTATAGACTGCACATCCCTCAATGATGGAGTAATAAACTCATACCTTGGTGAAATAACTATCAACAACGGATATTTTGAAAGCTCCAAGCCATTGGACTGGGCTTTCGTCAACAGTTTGGGAAATTCCTCAATCTACGTTTTAAACACAACATTTGCAAATACCACCTCCAAATACGCTACAGCAATCAAGGGAGATCGAGAAACAGTAATTCATGATTCTAAATTCATTAATCTCTATGCAAACCTTACTGCAGGAGCAATAGGATTAAAAAGAATTGAAGAGGCTGAAATTGACAATTGCACATTCATTAATGTGAGTTCACAAAAAAATGGAGGGGCAATATTCCTTGACATATATTCAGATAGCGAAGACGTACCAATAATGATTTCAAGATCCTCCTTTGTTAATTGCTACAGCGAATTCGGAGGAGCAATCCTCTCTTTAGGGGGAAAAATCACATTGGAGGAAGACAATTTCACAAACAATGGGGCATTCTTTGACGGAGGAGCAATCTATTCTTCCTTCTCACAGCTTACAATTTCACAGACAATCTTTGACAATAACTCTGTAGAATTAGATGATGATAGAGGTTCCTTTGGAGGGGCAATATTCTCTGACATTAGCGCATTGATTATATTGAATTGCAGCTTCAGCAACAATAACGCCCAAACTGGAGGAGCCCTATATACATATGATTCAGGCTACTACATTGCAAACTCCACTTTCAAAGACAATACCAACAAAGAGAGTGAGTTTGATGATATCTTCACAGACTTCGATGGGGAAATCGCCACACTTGAAAACAATAGCTATAGCGGAGAGGATTCAATATGCCTGAACAACGAAAGGTATGAATCAGTAATCGCCGTTTCTGGAATGAACTTTACCCTCATAGAAAATGAAATCAATGTGACAAACCCTCCTCGGAAATTTGACCTACGTGAATGGGGATGGGTGACTCCAGTTAAAAACCAAGGCTACATGGGTTCATGTTGGGCATTTGGAACTGTAGGAGCTATAGAATCTTCAATATTAAGATTTTTAGGCCTTGAAATGGACATCTCTGAAAACAACATGCAAGACAGCTTATTGCAATATTATCGCTATGGAACCCTAGGAGCAGAAGAAGGGGGAGAGTATAACCTAGGCCCTTCCTATGCATTAAGTTGGTTTGGAGTATTCCCTTCAGAATATGACGTTTACGATGAGCTTGGAAAGATTTCAGCAATAATCGCAACAGATGACAGCATCCATTTGCAGGACGCAGTCTTTGTGCCTCCTCTTATGAATTCCACTGACAAGGATAAATTAAAGCAATCCCTTTTAAAATATGGCGCTTTAGCAGTAAGCTACTATGCCGAAACCGATGAACCTGGATTAAATGAGAATACCTCATCACAATACAGCCTAAAAAATGATAGTAACCATCGCGTTCTTTTAGTGGGATGGGATGATGACTATTCCAAGGACAATTTCTATATGACCCCTCCAGGAGACGGAGCTTGGATAATCAAAAACAGCTGGGGAGAAGAATTAGGAGATAAGGGATACTATTACATATCCTATTATGACGCAAGTTTTGCAACCCTAGTGCCTTCTGTCGGATTCCCAATAATGAATACAGTCATTTACAATAAAAACTATCAATATGACATCGGAGGCACATTGGAATTCACTGATATGGGAAATGAATACGTCAATGAATTTGAGGCTTTGGAAGATGATTTCATTGCAGCAGTCGGAACATACTTCATTGATGCTGGCGTCGATTACAACATAGAGATCTATGTCAATGATGAATTGAAATACAGCCAAGATGGAACTTCACCATTTTTTGGATTCCATACAATCCAATTGGATTCATATGTCCCTATCAAGGAAGGGGATGAATTTGACGTTAAGATCACATCAGACTGCATTCCAATTTTAGAAAGTGGAAGACAGCATTATATAGAAAACAAGTCAGCTGCAAATCTAAATGGAGAATGGGTAGACCTTACCAGTGACGGGAAAGTCTGTGCTATAAAGGTATATACTACAGATGAAGACAAGAAAAAGGAATCTTCTAGAATCAATACAAGAATAGACTGTAAAAACATGACAACCACTGCAGTGGCATCTGAAGACGGCAGAATAGGAGAATACTTCCAAGTTACTTTAAAAGACGAAAACGGAACTGCTTTAGCCAATAAACCAATAAAGATAGGTTTCAATGGAAGGGTCTATGATAGAACAACAGATGAAAACGGCAGTGCAAAGCTACAGATAAACCTTGCTTACAAAGGCACATACACCTTTGCAATAGGATTCTTAGGAGATGAGGAATACCTTGGAGCATTTGAAGTTGCTAAGATTACTGTAAAAGTACAGACCCCTAAATTGACTGCCCCAAATAAGTCATATAAGGTAAGTGCAAAGACAAAAAGCCTTACTGCAAGCTTCAAGACAGCAAACGGAAAGGCCGTAAGCGGTAAAAAGATAAGTTTCACAGTTAATGGCAAAACATACTCAGCTAAAACCAATTCCAAAGGAACTGCTACTGTAAATGTAAGCCTAAACAAGAAGGGAACTTATAGCTTTACTGTCAAGTTTGCAGGTGACGATACATTTGCTACTTCTAGTGCAAAGGCTAAATTGACATTAAAATAG
- a CDS encoding peptidylprolyl isomerase produces MKKAIIETEKGDIVLELFPNEAPGTVANFEKLANSGFYDGLTFHRVIPDFVIQGGCPRGDGTGGPGWTIKCETEGNPHKHGTGALSMAHAGKDTGGSQFFITHSPQPHLDGVHTVFGQVIEGMDVVNAIRPGDKMLKVTVQG; encoded by the coding sequence ATGAAAAAGGCAATTATTGAAACTGAAAAAGGAGATATCGTATTGGAATTATTCCCTAACGAAGCTCCTGGAACTGTAGCAAACTTTGAAAAATTAGCAAACAGCGGATTCTATGACGGATTAACCTTCCACCGTGTAATTCCTGACTTTGTAATCCAAGGAGGATGTCCAAGAGGAGACGGTACCGGAGGACCTGGCTGGACCATCAAATGTGAAACCGAAGGAAACCCACACAAACATGGAACCGGAGCATTATCCATGGCACATGCAGGTAAGGACACTGGAGGAAGCCAGTTCTTTATTACCCACAGTCCGCAACCTCATTTAGATGGTGTTCACACCGTATTTGGACAAGTTATCGAAGGAATGGATGTTGTAAATGCTATCCGTCCTGGAGATAAGATGCTAAAAGTTACTGTTCAAGGATAA
- a CDS encoding aldo/keto reductase, whose product MARIILGKTGLEIEKNGFGALPIQRVDFNESAEIVRKAYNNGINFFDTARAYTDSEEKLNYAFKGFDKEFPRESIIIASKTQGENRRDIEKDIKTSLDNLGTDYIDLYQIHNPSFCPTEGDGSGAYDALFDLYDEGTIRHIGFTSHKYELAEEAIHSGLYETIQFPFSYLTGPKELAIVEMARANNIGFIAMKAMSGGLIRSSKAAFAYINHFDNVVPIWGVQKLSELDEFLSYMADDTKLDKQLEEIIAKEREELQGDFCRGCGYCMPCPEDIQIFICARMSLWIRRFPAEPNLNEETQEKMRKIEDCTECRQCVMKCPYELDIPELLKKNYEDYKKILSGEIKV is encoded by the coding sequence ATGGCTAGAATAATACTTGGCAAGACTGGACTTGAAATAGAGAAAAACGGATTTGGAGCACTCCCTATTCAACGTGTTGACTTTAATGAAAGTGCAGAGATTGTTCGAAAGGCTTACAATAACGGAATAAACTTCTTCGACACTGCAAGAGCATATACAGATAGTGAAGAAAAACTTAACTATGCATTTAAAGGATTCGATAAAGAGTTTCCACGAGAAAGCATCATTATTGCAAGCAAGACCCAAGGGGAAAACAGAAGAGACATTGAAAAGGATATCAAGACTAGTCTTGACAATCTAGGAACCGACTATATAGACCTTTATCAGATACACAACCCATCATTCTGCCCTACAGAAGGGGACGGAAGCGGAGCATACGATGCATTGTTCGACCTCTACGATGAGGGAACAATAAGACATATAGGATTCACCTCCCACAAATATGAACTTGCAGAAGAAGCAATCCACAGCGGATTATACGAAACCATACAGTTTCCTTTCTCTTACCTTACAGGGCCAAAGGAGCTTGCAATTGTGGAGATGGCAAGGGCAAACAATATAGGATTCATTGCAATGAAGGCAATGAGCGGAGGGCTTATCAGAAGCTCTAAGGCAGCATTTGCATACATCAATCATTTTGATAATGTTGTTCCAATATGGGGAGTTCAAAAACTAAGCGAACTTGACGAATTCCTATCATATATGGCAGACGACACCAAATTAGATAAGCAACTTGAAGAGATAATTGCAAAGGAAAGAGAAGAATTGCAGGGAGACTTCTGCAGAGGCTGCGGATACTGCATGCCATGCCCTGAAGACATTCAAATATTCATCTGCGCAAGAATGTCATTATGGATTAGAAGGTTCCCAGCTGAACCAAACCTAAATGAAGAGACTCAAGAGAAGATGAGAAAGATAGAGGACTGCACAGAATGCAGGCAATGTGTCATGAAATGTCCATATGAACTTGACATTCCAGAGCTTTTAAAGAAGAACTATGAGGATTATAAAAAGATCCTATCTGGAGAAATTAAGGTTTAA
- a CDS encoding aspartate aminotransferase family protein, producing MNTQEIIDIEDKYFINTFNRVPIVLDHGEGVKVWDIDGNEYLDFLAGIAVNCLGHNHPKLVSAIQEQAGKLIHVSSIYYNEPATVYAKRLVDATGFDRIFFANSGAEANEGAIKLAIKYSGKHEVLYCGDSFHGRTILTLSVTDHPEYSAPYVENLPKGFKKVEFGNLDSVKEAITDQTAAIIIEPVQGEGGVHVASEEFYKGLNDLCKEKGILIIADEVQSGFGRCGALFAHELFGLEPDIMTVAKGIGGGFPMAAFLAKEDVAGGFVPGDHGTTFAGSPLAGAAANAVFDAFEEENIVENSKKMGEYFKEKLAPLKDKYDFITDVRGSGLLVGLELNFEGADIVGKMLEEGFLINCTAGNVLRFAPPLVVKEEEIDALVEALDKVFSSL from the coding sequence ATGAATACACAGGAAATCATTGATATTGAAGATAAATATTTCATTAATACATTTAACAGGGTCCCAATAGTCCTTGACCATGGAGAAGGAGTAAAAGTATGGGACATAGATGGAAACGAGTATTTGGACTTTTTAGCAGGTATTGCTGTAAACTGCTTAGGTCACAACCATCCTAAGCTTGTAAGCGCAATTCAAGAGCAAGCAGGAAAGCTTATTCACGTATCAAGCATCTATTATAACGAACCTGCAACAGTTTATGCCAAAAGATTGGTGGATGCAACTGGCTTTGATAGAATATTCTTTGCAAACTCTGGAGCTGAAGCCAATGAGGGAGCAATCAAGCTTGCAATCAAATACAGCGGCAAGCATGAGGTCCTATACTGTGGAGACTCTTTCCACGGAAGAACAATCCTTACCCTTTCTGTAACTGATCACCCTGAATACAGCGCACCTTATGTTGAAAACCTGCCAAAAGGATTTAAGAAAGTTGAATTCGGCAATTTGGACAGCGTTAAGGAAGCAATCACAGATCAAACTGCAGCAATCATCATTGAACCTGTTCAAGGTGAAGGTGGAGTTCATGTTGCTTCAGAAGAGTTCTACAAAGGATTGAATGACTTATGCAAGGAAAAAGGAATCCTAATCATTGCAGATGAGGTCCAATCAGGATTTGGAAGATGCGGAGCATTGTTTGCACATGAATTATTTGGCCTTGAGCCAGATATAATGACTGTTGCAAAAGGAATCGGCGGAGGATTCCCAATGGCTGCATTTCTGGCCAAAGAGGATGTAGCTGGCGGATTTGTACCGGGAGACCACGGTACAACCTTTGCAGGTAGCCCTCTTGCAGGTGCAGCTGCAAATGCAGTATTTGATGCATTCGAAGAAGAGAATATTGTAGAAAACAGTAAAAAGATGGGAGAATACTTTAAGGAAAAATTAGCTCCTCTTAAAGACAAATACGACTTCATAACTGATGTAAGAGGTTCCGGTCTTTTAGTAGGGCTTGAATTAAACTTTGAAGGAGCAGATATAGTTGGAAAGATGCTTGAAGAAGGATTCTTAATCAACTGTACAGCAGGTAATGTATTAAGGTTTGCACCTCCTCTTGTAGTTAAAGAGGAAGAGATTGATGCACTTGTTGAAGCTCTTGATAAGGTTTTTTCTTCCTTATAA
- a CDS encoding YczE/YyaS/YitT family protein produces the protein MEIKRINRYVIYLFSLFLISLGASISIKANLGTSPIICLPYVSSLILNMSVGTVCLIFNVIFILVQIILLRGDFERRQYLQIIVGTIFSLSIDFSMTLVTFLNPTNYISQFAVLMLSCVVVAFGVLLEVQTEVVFLPPDGIIVAISKVLNKEFPKVKPFFDTSLVLTAAILSIVFLGYLAGVREGTIISAVIIGPIVKVLQKFFNPYIEAVIEK, from the coding sequence ATGGAAATAAAAAGAATCAACAGGTATGTCATTTACCTATTTTCACTGTTTTTAATATCATTAGGGGCCTCAATATCAATCAAGGCAAATCTGGGAACATCTCCAATCATCTGCCTTCCATATGTTTCAAGCCTTATCTTGAATATGAGCGTTGGAACAGTCTGTTTGATATTTAATGTTATATTCATACTTGTTCAGATAATCCTCCTTAGGGGAGACTTTGAAAGGAGACAGTATCTTCAGATAATTGTAGGAACAATCTTCTCCCTTTCAATTGACTTTTCAATGACGCTTGTAACTTTTTTAAATCCTACAAACTACATTAGCCAGTTTGCCGTCCTTATGCTAAGTTGTGTGGTTGTTGCATTTGGCGTATTGCTTGAGGTTCAAACAGAGGTGGTCTTTCTTCCTCCCGATGGAATCATTGTGGCTATTTCAAAGGTTCTAAATAAGGAGTTTCCTAAGGTAAAACCTTTCTTTGATACATCATTAGTGCTTACAGCAGCTATTCTTTCAATAGTTTTCCTAGGCTACCTTGCAGGAGTCCGTGAAGGAACCATAATTTCAGCTGTAATAATTGGGCCTATCGTTAAAGTGCTTCAGAAGTTCTTTAATCCTTATATCGAGGCTGTAATTGAAAAATAA